From the Branchiostoma floridae strain S238N-H82 unplaced genomic scaffold, Bfl_VNyyK Sc7u5tJ_1557, whole genome shotgun sequence genome, the window ACGTCgtagaaatgactaaaaaaaggGAAGCAGTGGTTGTACCTCCTATGTAGGCTGAGGCAGTTTCAGCTACCCACACAGGACTTGTTGCTTACAGTCTACACATGTTTTGTACGGCCGGTTTTGGAGTATGCAACCCCCATGTGGCATCCTGCCTTAACCAACAGCCAACGGAAGAAGATAGAGAGCATTTAAGTGCGTGCGTGCAGCTGAGATCATCCTTGGCAACAACTTCCACAGTTACACCTCAGCCTGTGAAGCTCTACGACTCTAAACTCTCGAGGACCGACGTGTCACGCTGTGTCTGAAGTTTGCACAGAAACTGTACAAGTCTGAACAGTACAGGCATTGGTTTCCACGGCTGCGGGGAGAAATAAGTGGTAGGGAAACTAGACAGCACAAAAAAACTTGTCAATGGCCAGCCCGCACTGTACAATACTCTACAATCCCACTCCCTTACCTTGTACAGCTCCTGAATAGCATATTTTAACGGTAAACCAGAATATTTTAACTGTtcgtatatgtatatatatatacatacatgttgaTATGTGATTTTAGCCCATTATTAAGTAAGCCCGATTTGTCAATGTACTTTttaatgtacaaaacatgtaattcAGCACTCTAGATCCCCCTTGGAGCTGAATACTGATGCATTGTATAACTTTATCTTTCTGAATCTAAAGTCCAAACATTATTGTTTAGTCACAGCTGTCTGAATCTACGTATACAGTCCACCGGCGGCCCATGCCCGTCTAGCGATTATCATGTCCCTGAGGAGATTCCTTGCTTCTTCACCACTTGCTTCTTGACTGCCGTCCGTTATAGGTCGTACGTAGTACCTGTTGGTTCCGGGAACATGGTCCAACATGAGGACGGGGCACACTTGCCATTTGGCCAACAGCAGCTGGCGACGCGTCAGTCTGGCGGGACGGGCTTGCGGTACAAAAGGTACCACAGCACTGCTGGTCGCCCCGCCCTCACTGGTTGCCTGTGGCGCCTCCCCCGGGCTGTCTTGTCCATCCAAATCGCTAGGGGTCTCGCTTACCTCGCTAGCGTCCTCCGTATTTGTGACCTCCATCTTCGGCATAAAAAATCCGGGTTCAACCCAGCAAAAACTTTCCTCCTTCTCGGTAGTTTTGTTGGGCTGTCCAGGTACGGGTGCAGAGGCGCTTGCTCCCGCTGTGATGTTTGGGCCGTTGTGGGTCGGGCCGTCAAGGTCTTCCTTCTCCACTTTCGCGGATGGAGTTTCGCTAACGTTGTTGAGGCCTGAAACTGTAGAGAtgtaaaaatatgtaaaaaaaaggatttcgggATCtataatattgacatgtttattcgattatatggatggtatACGCACATATAAGTTTTCGTCCGTTTCTACAAAATGATGCGCATAGAATTCTGTGGTTCGACTGCTCACACAGCGCGGTGTAAGATACAGGCAAATGTTCTAGAACAGCAAGGCCATTCGCTCTCCAAGAAAATGTGTTAAAAACTACATTCTCTTAAACCCACTTCTGTTTTTCTTAAAAATGATAACTTCTTTAGCCATGTaaccatacatgtaacgttatgcactACTTCACGCCATGTTTATTTAGTCATATATAACCAATAGATATTGAGCTTACAGTTTTCTTATATCGATTTGCAACCAATTCAAAACAGTGGCTACTGTATGTCTCATATCGCATTGATTTCTACAAACGTATTAATTTTTCCAATTGTCAACAATACTGCCAAACGGTTTACAAGTGCACGCAGGTCGACTGCCTTTCATTCTTCAATACAACGTTATGTTATCGGAGTATTCATGAATACATTTTAGTGGCCTTGGATTGTCTTTGGACGAATGAAGGGAAAGATTTTCGTCCGTGGTTCATCCGCTGTCACGGTGTGGCACTGACCGTTCTTAGAACACTTACAAGGTCGTCTTGACCTGTCTAAGCTGACAGAAAGTATTATGGGGTTTAGAGAAGTAAACATGCACTCACCACTCTTCAGATAGCCGTAGAGCTTGTCTACAACCTGCAGCAACAATCCAGCATTGATCATAATCAAACCGAACATGTTGATTCTAAACGAAGTCGAAAAATCAATCGAGAAACAATGTCAAGTTAGAGGAACGCAAAAACGCGTGTGATCACTTGTCttccaaattttctcaactgtaaatatgattatgacgtcatagagAAGTTACGCAGGAGTCTAAGGTGacatttatgacgtcataaaaggTAGGTTGGTTTTCATGTTACATAAAAGAGCTATGTGACGTGTTTCATTTTCGTTGGCTGTTTCTTTACAGTGGTCTTGAATCTGAAAGGCCGACAAAGTACAATCTTCGCGTGTAGTAAATATTGAATCCGCAAGAGGGACTCAGTACCCTAGACGACGCTAGC encodes:
- the LOC118408111 gene encoding uncharacterized protein LOC118408111 — translated: MFGLIMINAGLLLQVVDKLYGYLKSVSGLNNVSETPSAKVEKEDLDGPTHNGPNITAGASASAPVPGQPNKTTEKEESFCWVEPGFFMPKMEVTNTEDASEVSETPSDLDGQDSPGEAPQATSEGGATSSAVVPFVPQARPARLTRRQLLLAKWQVCPVLMLDHVPGTNRYYVRPITDGSQEASGEEARNLLRDMIIARRAWAAGGLYT